The DNA segment TGCCGCCGGATAGCCCACGCCCTCGCGACCGGAGTTTCCAGCCGCGCAGACAATGGTGACACCCTTTCGTTCGGCGTATCTGCAGGCCGATTCCATCACTTTGTCGGGAAACGGACCTCCCAGGCTCATGTTGATGATATTGGCGCCGTGGTCCGCCGCCCACCGGATGCCCTCGGCAATGGCGTCGGAAGTGCCTCCGCCACTCGCGGAGAGTACCTTGATGGGCATGATCGCCGCGTGGAAAGCCAGACCGGCCGCGCCGATTCCGTTATCGGTGCTCTCGGCAATGGTGCCCGCGACGTGCGTGCCGTGGCCATTATCGTCGTATGGGGTGTTGTCGTCGTGCACAAAGTCCCAGCCCGGCACAAACCGGGTGGCGCCGAAATCCTCGGCTCGCCGGCCCTTCGCCGAATCGGCAGAGGCCACGCCGGTGTCGATCACCGCCGCCACGGCGCCTTTGCCGCGCGTTAGCGACCAGGCCTGTTCGGCATGGAGCATACGGAAGTTCCACTGTTCGCTATAGCGGGGATCGTTGGGAGACCATGCCGCATTGCCCGTCGCCGGCGGCGGCGCAGCGGCCTCGTCTTCTCCGAGCATTTCGCCCGGCGGGGCGGCGAAGATGTGCACGCGGTCAGCAGTAACTACCCCCGGCGCATGGCGCAGGCGGGGCAGCAGAAGGGCGGCAGCGCCGGGCGGCACCGTCGCAACGGCGACGCCAAGCTGCTCTCCGCGGGAACCGTCCCACGCCAGTGACGCGCCGGTGAGGCGGGCAATGCCCAGCAGATCGTGCGTCGTTTCACCGTGCCGGAGCTGGACGGCCACGCGGCCCGGCACAATCCAGGCGGAGAGCTTCTCACCCGGCAGAGGTCGCAGGCGCTGCTTATGGCGCAGCGCGGTGGGAAGCACAACTGCAGCCGCCGCAGCCATCCAGACGAGCGTCACCAAACGCCTGGTCCAGAGATAACGGCCGGCCTCGCGCCTCATCGATGATGGCATCTTCTCACCTCGCCTGCGGCCTGCGCCGGACTACTTCTTCTGCGGCAGCCAGTCGCGATGGCGGCTCACAATATACTCATAACGGTCGGTGGTGGCTCCGGTGCGCTCGTCGAACAGCGGCGTGCCGCCGGCGTACGTGGTGCCTTTGGGGTCGCCGTACTCATTCAGCCCGCGCCGGCGGATTTCGTCATCCAGCCGCTTTCGGTCCTCCGGGGATACTTTGCTCACGGTCAGCGCTCCTCTCTGTTCCGCCGGCGATGGCCGGCCCTACGTGGACACCGGTTCGCGGAGCCCTTCCGCCTTAGCCTTCACGGTGATAGCGACCGGCTTAACCGGCTCGGCCTCGATCCAGGAGGCCTCCGGCATGACGGTTTTCGGCAGCGTCGGCAGGTAGTCGGCCGTCTTCATATCATGCTTGCGGATGAGATTATGGCCATACATCCGGAAAAATGCCGAGAGCACATTTCCCTGGAAGATGGGCCTCACCACACGACCCATGCGATAGACGCGCCGCATGGCGTCAAAGGTTTCGCGCTGCAGCTCGTAGGGGCTCATGTTCTTCGGCCAGTAGACGGTATGGTGAGCGTCGTACCGGTTCCAGTCATAGTCAAAGATGCGGCCCTGATCATGCAGCTGCTGAAAGTAGCGCGTGCCGGGCAGCGGCGTGAGGATCATGAACTGAACCGTG comes from the Armatimonadota bacterium genome and includes:
- a CDS encoding peptidase S8, whose product is MPSSMRREAGRYLWTRRLVTLVWMAAAAAVVLPTALRHKQRLRPLPGEKLSAWIVPGRVAVQLRHGETTHDLLGIARLTGASLAWDGSRGEQLGVAVATVPPGAAALLLPRLRHAPGVVTADRVHIFAAPPGEMLGEDEAAAPPPATGNAAWSPNDPRYSEQWNFRMLHAEQAWSLTRGKGAVAAVIDTGVASADSAKGRRAEDFGATRFVPGWDFVHDDNTPYDDNGHGTHVAGTIAESTDNGIGAAGLAFHAAIMPIKVLSASGGGTSDAIAEGIRWAADHGANIINMSLGGPFPDKVMESACRYAERKGVTIVCAAGNSGREGVGYPAAFPGCIAVSSVGPTGKLAAYSSWGKQVAIAAPGGDTREKGETGGILQNTIVGGPDGVRSDGYYWFQGTSMASPHVAAVAALLTAEGISSPGEIRAIREKSAAPRGDRKRYGAGLLDAGAAVQLAHDEGGGRSLRLAIALLLLLGCCGYARLARPRAASWLAVLSFGAGLVAPDIVAALPAASAAALLAQGALAPLGLLWLIHPLDGAERRMAGWAAAGTTSALMMRAAHGTLLLPAHAPAITVPLWVAANLAIGVTLFASGLRAKL